The nucleotide window ggactccaggatcacgacctgagccagacagacgctcaaccattgagcaacCGAGGCGTCCTTGGTAGtgctattcttaattttttgggaaacctccatactgatttccataatggctgtgccagtttacatttccaccaccagtgtacaagggttccctttcccCCACATCCTCAAGGACCCTTGCTATCTTTTGTCTTTGATGATAATCATTCTAACAGGTGCGAGGTGATATTTCATGGCAGTTGTGACTCACATTCTCCTGATGATCAACGGTGTTGAGCACCTtgtcatgtacctgttggctctTTGCCTGCCTTCTTTGGAAGAGGGTCTGTTTAGTTCCTCTGCCCGGTTTTGAATCAGGCCATTTGGTTTTCTGCTATTGGGTTGTGCATCATGATTTTAAATGGCTTCATGGTTGGGAGGCTCTGGCTTGGTGGTGACCAACTGGTGATGTGTCCGCCCATCAACCTTGCAGGCATTCGCCCCTACAAATGTGACATCTGCAACAAAGCCTTCACCCAGCGCTGCTCCTTGGAGTCGCACCTGAAGAAGATCCACGGGGTGCAGCAGCAGTACGCCTACAAACAACGTCGGGACAAGCTTTATGTCTGTGAGGATTGTGGCTACACGGGGCCCACCCAGGAGGACCTGTACCTGCACGTGAACAGTGCCCACCCGGGCAGCGCCTTTCTCAAAAAGACATCCAAAAAACTAGCGGCTCTTTTGCAAACCAAGCTGATGTCCACACGCCAGGGGAATGCCAACCTGAGCGAGGAGGAGaagtgaagaggaggaggagctgggagaAACTCCAGAGCTGGCACGTTGATAGGAGTTTTGGGTTTGGAATGTCCCCCACCTTATGTGGGTTTCGTTcattcccctgtccttccagggCCTGAGCTGGGGGATCT belongs to Canis lupus familiaris isolate Mischka breed German Shepherd chromosome 24, alternate assembly UU_Cfam_GSD_1.0, whole genome shotgun sequence and includes:
- the OVOL2 gene encoding transcription factor Ovo-like 2 isoform X2; this translates as MGPEAQGLGFGSCGMLTKALSKMIILFVHTPFTTGTCSDPAAHNCELCGKGFRLQRMLNRHLKCHNQVKRHLCTFCGKGFNDTFDLKRHVRTHTGIRPYKCDICNKAFTQRCSLESHLKKIHGVQQQYAYKQRRDKLYVCEDCGYTGPTQEDLYLHVNSAHPGSAFLKKTSKKLAALLQTKLMSTRQGNANLSEEEK